A genomic stretch from Tribolium castaneum strain GA2 chromosome 6, icTriCast1.1, whole genome shotgun sequence includes:
- the Tk gene encoding tachykinins isoform X2: MHSTTITTAVVLATIYVVCAAEDHHKRAPSGFTGVRGKKSIPDSAYSTGNSDSDSIPELKAVDIVSDLGAVDKRAPSGFMGMRGKKPFSLWEGTYPDGVFKRAPSGFMGMRGKKDMEFANYDEYIKRAPSGFMGMRGKKDYDSSSSQLDKRAPMGFMGMRGKKDYDEIADEKRAPSGFFGMRGKKMPRQAGFFGMRGKKYPYQFRGKFVGVRGKKASPDDYYNVDLDTVGQELDLNQLMLLLTENEGESDIWNGNNEVGQYSQK; the protein is encoded by the exons ATGCATTCAACGACGATAACCACTGCTGTGGTTTTAGCAACAATATATGTAGTTTGTGCGGCGGAAGACCACCACAAAAGAGCTCCTTCGGGTTTCACCGGAGTCCGAGGGAAGAAGTCCATACCGGATTCAGCGTACTCGACCGGTAATTCCGACAGCGACTCTATACCAGAACTTAAGGCTGTCGACATCGTTTCCGATTTAGGAGCAGTCGACAAGAGAGCGCCTTCGGGCTTTATGGGGATGAGGGGCAAAAAGCCGTTCTCGCTCTGGGAAGGAACTTACCCGGATGGGGTGTTCAAGAGAGCGCCCTCAGGATTTATGGGCATGAGAGGCAAGAAGGACATGGAGTTCGCCAACTACG ATGAATACATCAAGCGGGCCCCGTCGGGCTTCATGGGGATGAGGGGCAAGAAAGACTACGACAGCTCATCCAGCCAGCTCGACAAGAGGGCGCCCATGGGCTTCATGGGCATGCGGGGCAAGAAAGACTACGACGAGATCGCCGACGAGAAGAGAGCCCCCTCTGGGTTTTTCGGGATGCGGGGGAAGAAAATGCCGCGCCAGGCGGGATTTTTCGGGATGCGGGGGAAGAAATACCCGTACCAGTTCCGGGGGAAGTTTGTGGGGGTTAGGGGGAAGAAGGCGAGTCCGGACGATTACTACAACGTGGATTTAGACACCGTAGGGCAGGAGCTGGACTTGAACCAGCTGATGCTGCTTCTGACTGAGAACGAGGGGGAGAGTGATATTTGGAACGGCAACAATGAAGTGGGCCAGTACAGCcaaaagtga
- the LOC664253 gene encoding retinol dehydrogenase 11 translates to MANFLLTIVLPVFVISVLVKIYLKLIAGWCKCKTCLVGKTVIVTGPTSGMGYETALDFAQRGARVILGCLDKREGEETKLKIINETGNANIIVKPLDMASFDSVRAFARDVNASEDHLDILVNNAGVAGIGDRLTQDGHLYTMQVNYFSAFLLTNLLLGLLKKTKNSRIVNVASVVAKYEYHLDCTRLDHYPGNYQKVYSRSKLCLLLFTIELAKRLQSTTVTIYSVHPGVVSTHLFENVHGFGKYLVALGRVFFKTSEEGAQTIIHCAVSKGIEGDSGGHFVDCRKVPRYETAKDGALMEKLWVVSEEIVHLRPEEVVI, encoded by the exons atggcCAACTTTTTGCTTACCATAGTTTTGCCAGTGTTTGTTATCAGTGTTCTcgtaaaaatttacttaaagtTGATTGCCGGTTGGTGCAAATGTAAAACTTGCCTGGTCGGAAAGACAGTAATCGTGACAGGACCCACGTCAG GAATGGGTTACGAGACCGCTTTAGATTTTGCACAAAGAGGCGCCCGAGTTATCTTAGGCTGTTTAGATAAAAGAGAGGGCGAAgaaacaaagttaaaaataattaatgagaCCGGGAATGCGAATATTATAGTGAAGCCCCTTGATATGGCTTCGTTTGATTCGGTTCGAGCCTTTGCCAGAGATGTAAACGCCTCTGAGGACCACTTAGacattttagtaaataatgCAGGAGTGGCAGGAATCGGTGATAGACTAACACAGGACGGTCATTTATACACGATGCAAGTCAATTATTTCTCGGCCTTCCTCCTAACGAATTTATTACTGG GGTTGttaaaaaagaccaaaaaCAGTCGCATCGTCAACGTCGCATCTGTGGTGGCAAAATACGAGTATCATTTAGACTGTACAAGACTGGACCACTATCCGGGGAACTACCAGAAAGTTTACAGCCGATCTAAACTGTGTCTTCTGTTATTCACAATCGAACTGGCGAAAAGATTGCAAAGTACCACCGTCACCATTTATTCGGTTCATCCAGGCGTTGTGAGCACCCATCTCTTTGAAAATGTGCACGGTTTCGGTAAATACCTCGTTGCTTTGGGCCGAGTTTTCTTCAAG ACGAGTGAAGAGGGGGCTCAAACTATTATTCATTGTGCTGTTAGTAAGGGGATTGAGGGCGACAGTGGGGGGCATTTTGTGGACTGCAGAAAAGTGCCACGGTATGAGACAGCCAAGGACGGTGCTCTGATGGAGAAATTGTGGGTTGTTTCAGAGGAGATTGTTCACTTAAGACCCGAGGAggttgtaatttaa
- the LOC103313996 gene encoding trypsin yields the protein MLAMLQLLCFSAVILSASPQFLPLNDAMERIIYGTVVDISDFPYQVALVSRRNNRKRIICGGALVKPRVVFTAAHCTHTRNDEERENLSVLVGANHVNDPDGVFHEIDTVMKHPDFSYHELDNDFSVITLKEPVEYSDKARSIDISNADHDGGTVATISGWGRTEYGTPSKYLRATKLTVENWDKCQDYFPGVFHPKITRNMICVRPSRTTTYFGDSGGPLVVDGKLIGLVSFGRKVGGEKKTTVFTRVRNFLDFVEEVVPGF from the exons ATGCTCGCAATGTTGCAATTGTTATGTTTCAGTGCTGTCATTTTATCGGCAAGCC CCCAATTTCTGCCGCTTAATGACGCCATGGAGCGAATAATCTACGGCACAGTGGTCGACATTTCAGATTTTCCTTACCAGGTGGCTTTGGTCTCGCGCCGGAATAACCGGAAACGGATCATCTGCGGAGGCGCCTTGGTGAAACCCCGAGTTGTTTTCACAGCGGCCCATTGCACCCACACGAGGAACGACGAAGAAAGGGAGAATCTTTCGGTCCTGGTGGGTGCCAACCACGTCAACGACCCGGACGGGGTGTTTCACGAGATCGACACCGTTATGAAACACCCCGATTTCAGCTACCACGAGCTGGATAACGACTTTTCAGTGATTACTTTGAAAGAACCAGTGGAATACAGTGACAAAGCCAGGAGCATTGATATCTCCAATGCTGACCATGACGGCGGCACTGTAGCCACCATTTCCGGGTGGGGAAGGACCGAGTATGGAACCCCATCCAAGTACCTAAGGGCCACCAAACTCACGGTGGAAAATTGGGACAAGTGTCAGGATTATTTTCCAGGGGTTTTTCACCCCAAAATTACCAGGAATATGATCTGTGTGAGGCCCAGCAGGACGACCACCTACTTT GGCGACTCCGGGGGACCCCTGGTTGTGGACGGCAAACTCATCGGCTTGGTGTCGTTCGGACGCAAGGTGGGTGGCGAGAAGAAGACGACGGTTTTTACGCGAGTTCGCAATTTCCTGGACTTTGTAGAAGAGGTAGTGCCtggtttttaa
- the Tk gene encoding tachykinins isoform X1, producing the protein MHSTTITTAVVLATIYVVCAAEDHHKRAPSGFTGVRGKKSIPDSAYSTGNSDSDSIPELKAVDIVSDLGAVDKRAPSGFMGMRGKKPFSLWEGTYPDGVFKRAPSGFMGMRGKKDMEFANYADEYIKRAPSGFMGMRGKKDYDSSSSQLDKRAPMGFMGMRGKKDYDEIADEKRAPSGFFGMRGKKMPRQAGFFGMRGKKYPYQFRGKFVGVRGKKASPDDYYNVDLDTVGQELDLNQLMLLLTENEGESDIWNGNNEVGQYSQK; encoded by the exons ATGCATTCAACGACGATAACCACTGCTGTGGTTTTAGCAACAATATATGTAGTTTGTGCGGCGGAAGACCACCACAAAAGAGCTCCTTCGGGTTTCACCGGAGTCCGAGGGAAGAAGTCCATACCGGATTCAGCGTACTCGACCGGTAATTCCGACAGCGACTCTATACCAGAACTTAAGGCTGTCGACATCGTTTCCGATTTAGGAGCAGTCGACAAGAGAGCGCCTTCGGGCTTTATGGGGATGAGGGGCAAAAAGCCGTTCTCGCTCTGGGAAGGAACTTACCCGGATGGGGTGTTCAAGAGAGCGCCCTCAGGATTTATGGGCATGAGAGGCAAGAAGGACATGGAGTTCGCCAACTACG CAGATGAATACATCAAGCGGGCCCCGTCGGGCTTCATGGGGATGAGGGGCAAGAAAGACTACGACAGCTCATCCAGCCAGCTCGACAAGAGGGCGCCCATGGGCTTCATGGGCATGCGGGGCAAGAAAGACTACGACGAGATCGCCGACGAGAAGAGAGCCCCCTCTGGGTTTTTCGGGATGCGGGGGAAGAAAATGCCGCGCCAGGCGGGATTTTTCGGGATGCGGGGGAAGAAATACCCGTACCAGTTCCGGGGGAAGTTTGTGGGGGTTAGGGGGAAGAAGGCGAGTCCGGACGATTACTACAACGTGGATTTAGACACCGTAGGGCAGGAGCTGGACTTGAACCAGCTGATGCTGCTTCTGACTGAGAACGAGGGGGAGAGTGATATTTGGAACGGCAACAATGAAGTGGGCCAGTACAGCcaaaagtga